In the Leishmania panamensis strain MHOM/PA/94/PSC-1 chromosome 30 sequence genome, one interval contains:
- a CDS encoding succinate dehydrogenase component, putative (TriTrypDB/GeneDB-style sysID: LpmP.30.1120), translating to MLRRIALSNGAAASAAVVPLADSLSLRWCSSLTSDQLSAAGAGMFTSRIEKTLREKVFSEDFAVMKTVTPKEAELLKKWRAGDGTPEQSSHQRKSSGTADPSDVEPQVAEGARTVTVSNGQTFHDSRSVNPNESVESKRRRLIYQSRYRGMVEMDLIFGHFARCKLETLDAAMLNEYDILLKQLDSELFCWLVMGVDAPEEVSKLRCFDELRRFINEERAELLVLN from the coding sequence ATGCTGCGCAGGATCGCTCTATCgaacggcgctgctgcttctgctgctgttgtgcctCTCgccgactctctctctctgcgctggtgcagcagcttgaCAAGTGACCAGCtcagcgcagctggcgctggcaTGTTCACTTCTAGGATCGAAAAGACGCTTCGCGAGAAGGTGTTTTCAGAGGACTTTGCTGTCATGAAGACCGTCACGCCGAAGGAGGCCGAGCTACTGAAGAAGTGGCGCGCTGGTGACGGCACGCCGGAGCAGTCCTCGCACCAACGGAAGTCTTCCGGTACGGCTGACCCATCTGATGTAGAGCCGCAGGTTGCAGAGGGCGCTCGGACTGTGACGGTGTCGAACGGGCAGACGTTCCACGACTCCCGTTCTGTCAACCCCAATGAGAGTGTAGAGAGCAAGCGCCGTCGGCTCATTTACCAGTCGCGGTACCGCGGTATGGTGGAGATGGACCTCATCTTTGGCCACTTTGCCCGGTGTAAGCTGGAAACCCTCGACGCCGCCATGCTGAACGAGTACGACATTCTCCTGAAGCAGCTGGACAGTGAGCTGTTTTGCTGGCTGGTCATGGGCGTGGATGCACCAGAGGAGGTGTcgaagctgcgctgctttgATGAGCTGCGTCGCTTCATCAATGAGGAGCGTgcagagctgctggtgctcaACTGA
- a CDS encoding hypothetical protein (TriTrypDB/GeneDB-style sysID: LpmP.30.1140), whose product MKPFTLRSGLRLVAIDYSDPQPQYPGGPVVDATAFGYDPLSEDSTALHQCVSAVNSPPVTYGVDDLLGRITNVEFIAEQGSPEETAAGVPIHYRLASSLEPMLNATLNPAITAVVDHCVSSIVLVYGTTQEMKQMGLIGTPEKCGLLPHGIRTFMERLLERKEHQLSKAASSNSSPKSTNDRAAATSDSHSANVSSSLPPHAAGTVPPTSDGAEDTVSGSDRTEGVSRRSATPQSHSFVFPSMGSRYHRFVRMEATFIAFDSTSVVDLLDLSNKHVELVLKLAPPPTPSAFEEKTGDVNSATNSSATTDSFVLNAQAMPAENANDALSALDVGLENLTRALELALLQSESGSSLLFSLTAFTDTCRCATMHVLCLAEDPAAQTWLVSTVQARSQAISLGEEQSWASIQNTPMPPPLHHHAATMLVPALCFGNIFASVLICVYNSITALSRLNRDLTFAVAGYCMRTIPRVTLASSRCGLKKLPPSWEEYFTSDGRRYFIDTTTQTTTWDDPRFTYAHRSSRSSDSAGNNLGRGSTGSSSGRSSRGSNYHNRPSRIGLGSGDKDFLMCRLQQEMHGGSASAMDSSGTTPEPAKGAGQPPTLGAPASDEGPIEISIVVVDTMCRPRVLMSSHDPQFALQYREQEEMLRAKRRELEEATEELRRMVESKAKAAAVLAETGRAAQETGQAIVPVTEKSSEVAQPAADRAAPKEATDVAHSPSTPRTRVIGLNDVDDEEVSALCRSNSVNIDHFMFEDESGKSGKDDEPGGTERISAPAIASRQASGIIAFASDADGGDGAVKQQSCNYSNSEARFYARVLQDQAVDAAEMNVPSTVSSRVASVTASSVIRSAAAPENSRSIATAGSDERSTSGCSDAPTEVQDLESLVDEFTDFYRRAFELQKRVIELEVELKRRKSTERSPSPSSLPAATTTSDVGVPELVRDMLKEVEVSPSAEVRAALTPVLTSAASTSSAAATASVVLQAFHEALRLAAQTTHA is encoded by the coding sequence ATGAAGCCCTTTACTCTGCGCAGTGGATTGCGGCTCGTGGCGATTGACTATAGCGATCCTCAGCCACAGTACCCCGGTGGCCCGGTGGTAGACGCAACTGCCTTCGGCTACGATCCATTGAGCGAAGACAGCACCGCGCTGCATCAGTGCGTCTCGGCTGTGAACAGCCCGCCAGTGACGTACGGCGTCGACGATCTGCTGGGTCGCATTACCAATGTGGAGTTCATTGCTGAGCAGGGCAGTCCAGAAGAGACTGCAGCCGGAGTACCGATACACTACAGGCTGGCGTCCTCACTGGAGCCGATGTTGAATGCTACGCTGAACCCAGCCATCACCGCTGTTGTGGACCACTGCGTCAGCTCGATCGTGCTTGTGTACGGCACAACACAGGAGATGAAGCAAATGGGCCTGATTGGCACCCCAGAGAAGTGCGGGTTGCTACCGCATGGGATTCGAACGTTCATGGAGCGCTTACTCGAGCGCAAGGAGCACCAGCTGTCAAAGGCGGCGAGCTCAAATAGCAGCCCAAAGTCGACTAATGATCGGGCTGCGGCGACGTCCGACAGCCATAGCGCCAACGTCTCGTCCTCGCTCCCACCGCACGCGGCAGGGACCGTGCCACCGACGAGCGATGGTGCAGAAGACACTGTCTCAGGTAGCGACCGCACTGAGGGTGTGAGCAGACGCTCTGCCACCCCGCAGTCACACAGCTTTGTTTTTCCGTCTATGGGCTCCCGATACCACCGCTTTGTGCGGATGGAGGCCACCTTCATAGCCTTCGACTCGACCAGCGTAGTGGACTTGCTGGATCTATCGAACAAGCATGTTGAGCTCGTGCTGAAACTTGCGCCTCCGCCGACACCATCTGCGTTCGAGGAGAAGACAGGCGATGTGAACTCAGCGACCAATTCGTCTGCTACAACGGACTCGTTCGTGCTTAACGCGCAAGCGATGCCCGCTGAGAACGCGAACGacgctctctctgcgctcGACGTCGGCCTGGAGAACCTCACACGGGCGTTGGAGCTGGCTCTTCTGCAGTCGGAGTCGGGCTCGTCCTTGCTCTTTTCGCTAACTGCCTTTACAGACACGTGCCGATGCGCGACGATGCACGTGCTGTGTCTTGCCGAAGACCCGGCAGCGCAGACTTGGCTGGTATCAACGGTGCAGGCTCGCAGTCAGGCGATTTCGCTCGGCGAGGAGCAGAGCTGGGCGTCCATTCAGAACACGCCGATGcccccaccgctgcaccaTCACGCTGCGACGATGCTCGTTCCAGCGCTTTGCTTTGGCAACATATTTGCCTCCGTTCTCATATGCGTCTACAACTCTATCACAGCGCTTAGTCGGCTGAACCGCGACTTGACCTTCGCTGTGGCTGGATACTGCATGCGCACCATCCCGCGCGTGACGCTGGCGAGCTCGCGGTGCGGGTTGAAGAAGCTACCGCCGAGCTGGGAGGAATACTTCACGAGCGACGGCCGACGCTATTTCATCGACACCACTACGCAGACGACCACCTGGGATGACCCGCGCTTTACCTATGCGCATCGCTCGTCTCGCTCTAGTGACTCGGCGGGCAACAACTTagggagaggcagcactggcagcagcagcggcaggtcgAGTCGTGGAAGTAACTACCATAACCGACCTAGCCGAATCGGCCTCGGCTCAGGCGACAAGGATTTCTTGATGTGCCGCCTTCAGCAAGAGATGCACGGCGGTAGCGCTAGTGCTatggacagcagcggcactacTCCGGAGCCTGCAAAGGGTGCGGGGCAGCCTCCTACGCTAGGCGCTCCCGCTTCAGACGAGGGTCCGATTGAAATCAGCATCGTGGTCGTGGACACCATGTGCCGACCGCGCGTACTGATGAGCTCGCATGACCCGCAGTTTGCCTTACAGTATCgcgagcaggaggagatgctgcgTGCGAAGCGACGAGAGCTTGAGGAGGCGACGGAAGAGCTACGGCGGATGGTGGAGTcgaaggcgaaggcggcagcTGTGTTAGCCGAGACCGGGAGGGCTGCACAGGAGACTGGGCAGGCAATCGTGCCGGTTACTGAAAAGTCGAGCGAAGTCGCGCAGCCCGCTGCCGATCGGGCTGCTCCGAAGGAGGCCACGGACGTTGCCCACTCCCCTTCCACGCCAAGGACGAGGGTAATTGGGCTGAACGACGTTGATGACGAGGAGGTATCGGCTCTGTGCCGCAGCAACTCAGTCAACATCGACCATTTTATGTTTGAGGACGAGAGCGGTAAGAGCGGCAAGGATGACGAGCCGGGCGGCACCGAGCGGATTTCAGCACCCGCGATTGCTTCCAGGCAGGCTTCGGGTATTATTGCGTTTGCTTCTGACGcggacggcggcgatggggcCGTGAAGCAGCAAAGCTGCAACTACTCTAACTCTGAGGCGCGTTTCTACGCCAGGGTGCTGCAGGATCAGGctgtcgacgccgccgagATGAATGTGCCGAGCACCGTGTCATCTAGGGTCGCCTCCGTGACGGCGTCATCCGTGATCAGGAGTGCTGCCGCGCCAGAGAACAGTCGCAGCATCGCGACTGCGGGATCTGAtgagcgcagcaccagcggctgTAGCGATGCTCCGACAGAGGTACAAGATTTAGAGTCGCTGGTTGACGAGTTTACCGACTTTTACCGAAGAGCTTTTGAGCTTCAGAAGCGCGTGATCGAGCTCGAAGTAGAGTTGAAGAGGCGGAAGTCGACTGAAcgctcgccgtcgccgtcgtcgttgcCAGCAGCAACCACTACCTCAGACGTTGGTGTACCTGAGTTGGTGCGGGATatgctgaaggaggtggaggtgtcGCCGTCAGCTGAGGTGCGAGCCGCTCTTACGCCGGTACTGACAAGCGCCGCGTCCACCTCGTCGGCAGCGGCTACAGCTTCGGTGGTGCTCCAGGCGTTTCACGAAGCTCTACGGCTTGCAGCGCAGACCACCCATGCGTGA
- a CDS encoding mitochondrial carrier protein-like protein (TriTrypDB/GeneDB-style sysID: LpmP.30.1100), which produces MSTVDMYVDGAVASMCATVISNPFDVMRTRMQLQGELCRRGEYKVLYNNLALGMVRVAREEGLRALQKGLASSVMWQVMQNGIRIGLYPAVRAEVSYACGSDAIYVSVLAGALCGLMGSYFSSPFQLVKTRLQSQRSTVVTTRCDALSKATTGEQYDYTGVRDAFRKIFKAGGLRALWKGSHIAAQRTLVGSAAQLAAYDVAKPTICQRMGWSPSDIRVHICAAIFSASCVMCFMNPLDVVMTRSFNHRVGEPVVYSSNLAVATWKIYRVEGVRGLYKGSMALFSRSAPHSIATFVSLEYLRKLRERYTSRSYTSGSTVDKSIGFHRLPDAKSDKHTA; this is translated from the coding sequence CCTTCGACGTGATGCGAACGcgcatgcagctgcagggtGAGCTGTGCAGGCGTGGTGAGTACAAGGTTCTGTACAACAACCTGGCGCTGGGAATGGTGCGTGTGGCTCGCGAAGAGGGCTTGCGTGCACTGCAGAAGGGCCTCGCCTCGTCCGTGATGTGGCAGGTGATGCAGAACGGTATCCGAATCGGATTGTATCCTGCTGTGCGTGCCGAGGTGAGCTATGCGTGCGGGTCGGATGCCATCTACGTCTCGGTGCTCGCGGGTGCCTTGTGCGGCCTCATGGGCAGCTATTTCTCCTCACCGTTCCAGCTAGTGAAGACGCGCCTGCAatcgcagcgcagcacggTTGTGACGACGCGTTGCGATGCGCTGTCGAAGGCGACGACTGGGGAGCAGTATGACTACACTGGCGTGCGTGATGCGTTCCGCAAGATCTTCAAGGCCGGTGGTCTTCGAGCACTTTGGAAGGGCTCGCACATTGCGGCCCAGCGCACGCTGGTCGGCTCTGCAGCACAGTTAGCCGCGTACGACGTGGCAAAGCCTACGATCTGCCAAAGGATGGGATGGTCCCCCTCTGACATTCGTGTGCATATCTGCGCCGCCATTTTTTCGGCCTCATGTGTCATGTGCTTCATGAACCCACTGGACGTTGTCATGACGCGCTCCTTTAATCACCGCGTTGGTGAACCCGTAGTCTACTCCTCAAACCTCGCTGTAGCGACCTGGAAGATCTACCGCGTTGAGGGCGTGCGTGGGCTGTACAAGGGCTCCATGGCGCTGTTCTCCCGCTCCGCGCCGCACAGCATTGCGACATTCGTGTCGCTGGAGTACCTGCGCAAGCTCCGGGAGCGATACACAAGCCGGTCGTACACCTCTGGGTCTACTGTGGACAAGTCGATTGGGTTTCACAGACTCCCTGATGCAAAAAGTGACAAGCATACCGCCTAG
- a CDS encoding DREV methyltransferase, putative (TriTrypDB/GeneDB-style sysID: LpmP.30.1150): MQGLSKDLKLYTSGHRGRPALIYEPRMNLVSPSFVKLFEACNCDTETTAFLVRYRNISLWKLLLADLLSLFFSRTTAHGFVGRGTMFVYSTEQIRRLLRPPQTPPTSPLPQDFQFDSLLDIGAGDGGVTSKIAPLFKTVYTTEFSASMRWRLRRRGYEVLPHDDPFHINTAGKLQERRYFDVIACNNVLDRADTPRTLLQEIRDSLKPNGFLVLAVVLPWCPFVENGPRQQRPNEVLPMEGGECCRGASFEASMSKLVENVLVPMGFELIRWTRLPYLCEGNLRLEYAVLNDAVLILRKRGDITSLK, from the coding sequence ATGCAGGGACTCTCAAAGGATCTGAAGCTGTACACCAGCGGCCATCGCGGCCGTCCTGCACTCATCTACGAGCCGAGGATGAACCTTGTTTCGCCTTCCTTTGTGAAACTCTTCGAGGCGTGTAACTGTGATACGGAGACGACAGCCTTTCTCGTCCGGTATCGAAATATCAGCTTGTGGAAGCTGTTGTTGGCagacctcctctctctctttttctcgcgcACCACCGCGCACGGCTTTGTGGGACGTGGTACGATGTTTGTGTACTCGACCGAGCAGATCCGGCGCTTACTGCGACCGCCGCAGACGCCGCCCACGtccccgctgccgcaggaCTTCCAGTTCGACAGCCTCCTCGACATCGGtgctggcgacggcggcgtgacGTCGAAGatcgctcctctcttcaaAACAGTGTACACGACGGAGTTTTCGGCATcgatgcggtggcggctgcgtcgccggggctacgaggtgctgccgcatGATGACCCCTTTCATATAAACACCGCGgggaagctgcaggagcgccgctATTTTGATGTCATCGCGTGCAACAACGTGCTCGATCGCGCCGACACGCCAcggacgctgctgcaggagataCGAGACTCGCTCAAGCCCAACGGCTTCCTGGTGCTCGCGGTTGTTCTTCCTTGGTGCCCATTCGTCGAGAATGGcccgcggcagcagaggcccAACGAAGTTCTCCCAATGGAGGGCGGAGagtgctgccgtggcgctTCCTTCGAGGCGTCCATGTCGAAGCTGGTCGAGAATGTGCTGGTGCCGATGGGCTTCGAGCTGATTCGCTGGACGAGGCTCCCCTACCTATGTGAGGGCAACCTCCGCCTTGAGTATGCCGTGCTAAACGATGCCGTGCTCATCCTGCGTAAGAGAGGGGATATCACGAGTTTAAAGTAA
- a CDS encoding peptide chain release factor, putative (TriTrypDB/GeneDB-style sysID: LpmP.30.1110): MPVRLLLGTGLVHARRVPRGLSPMLSCCTPHHLTASLSSLTERARASHISSFKESGYYRLENPKRISIDPCVYEIRTMRGSGPGGQGVDSSSNKVELRADMELLSEFFDEELLAALRRNEAGGALTADGTTILVSCHEHRSALQNKEGCLRKLQALLHKASWVPPVEADPVERPSFVVTEHKGRRRKKSNMGRMTRSARCGLW, encoded by the coding sequence ATGCcagtgcggctgctgctgggtaCGGGCTTGGTTCACGCCCGTCGGGTACCCCGGGGACTGTCACCGAtgctctcctgctgcaccccACACCACCTCACGGCTTCCTTATCGTCGCTGACTGAGAGGGCGCGTGCGTCGCACATTAGCTCTTTCAAGGAGTCAGGGTACTATCGGCTGGAGAACCCAAAGCGCATCAGCATCGACCCCTGCGTCTACGAGATTCGCACgatgcgcggcagcggcccgGGCGGCCAGGGCGTAgatagcagcagcaacaaagtggagctgcgcgcggACATGGAGCTCCTGTCTGAGTTTTTTGATGAGGAGCTTCTCGCCGCACTGCGGCGCAATGAGGCCGGTGGCGCTCTCACTGCTGACGGGACAACCATTCTCGTGAGTTGTCATGAACACCGTAGCGCTTTGCAGAACAAAGAGGGCTGTCTGCGCAAGTTGCAGGCGCTTCTGCACAAGGCATCTTGGGTGCCACCGGTGGAGGCCGACCCCGTTGAGCGGCCATCTTTCGTCGTCACCGAGCACAAGGGTAGACGACGCAAGAAGAGCAACATGGGCCGCATGACCCGATCCGCGCGTTGTGGGCTGTGGTGA